TCTATAAAATAAAAGAAAATTCTATGTTTTCATTTTTTAAAGAACTTAATTTTCTAAATATGATTGATAAAATAAGTTTTAAGTTAGATGAATTTGATAGAGTGGTAGGAGTTAATAATTATGAAGATTTAAAAATTAAAATAAGAAGTAAATTGATATTACTTGAAATAAAACGTCCGAAACTAGAGGAAATAATAGAATTTTTAGATCAAAAATTAGAAAAAGTAGAAGATTTTTTAGATTCAATATTTGAAATAGATTTTATAGATTTTTTATTTTGTGGGAATTTAGAAAAAAGAAAAAATAGAAATTTCTATGGAGTTAAGCCAGTAGAAAATTTTGAAATATTAATTGAAATGAAAAAAGAAAATTCTCAAGAAAATTTTATTTATAGTTTAGAAAAAGAATCCTTGAATAAAAAGTTATTAAAATATTATATCAATAATGAAAAAATACCTAATTATTTTGTAGAAGGTAAGGGGGTAAAAATTTATTTAAATAATGTACTTCAGTCTGCAAAACTAGAATTAAGAAGTGGAGAAGAAGAAAAATTTGAAAGAGAAATACACTTAAATATAGAAAAGGAATAGAAAATGTCTAAAAAAAATGAAGAAATAACAATGCCACAAGCATATATAGGAAATCAGATTCATATATGGTGTGAGAGAGGTGAATTTGGGCAACCATTAAATGTAACAAATAATAAGAATGTTACAATTCAAGGAATGAAAATTGCTACTGAAGGGGATAATACAGTAGGAGAAAATATTACAATTGGAGAAGATGGAACTGTATTTGGAAATTGTGAGAAAGGAGGGAAATGCCAACTATGTTTTGGACAAAAAATAAAATGGGAAGAAGTAAATGACAATGTAACAGTTGGAAATTTTAAAACATTAAATGGAGCGAGCTTCTTTAGATGCCCATACCATAGTGATGAAATGATAAAAATTTCGGAACATAATCAAAATCAGTTTGATGGGAAAAAAGCTCGGGAAGATGCAATGCAGGAAAGTGAAAAAACACCAAATCCAGCAGAATTAATAAAAATGCTATGGGATTGTATAAAAAATCCAGAGTTTTGGAAAGCAATGCGTGATGAAATAGGAAAAGAATTAGGACATTTAAAAGAGTTGTTTGATTTTCAGGGGCAAAAAGGGAATGAAATTTTACAAAATTTTGATAAATTTATGGAAAATCCTAATCTTGAAACTTTTGGATCTTTATTAAAATCAACAGGAGGACTTTTATTAGAAAGTTCTGGAATGGGAATACGAGGAACTGTAGCAATTTCAGAAGCATTAGGAAACAAAGTTCAAGAGTTGTTAAAACAGGGTGTTCCCAAAGAAAGCATTAAAGAACAGATGCTTTCGTTTGCAGAAGAAAGTGTGGACAATTATGTAGATCAAATGTATGTCGGCACTGATAGGAGATTATCTCCAGAAACAGATAAGTGGCTTAGAGATACCTATAAACAAATTGTATTGGGAGAAGGTGCTAAAAATAGTACCTTTGTAGGTTCTGGGATTGAAATAGGATTAGGAAGTGTTCCTGAAATAGCAGTAATTATGGATGCTAGAGATCTTGCTATTAACTTAACTGAAGATGATTTTTGGGGACAGGTTTATTCTTTTTTAGGACTTTTGGGAAGTTTGGGAGATCTTATAAAGAAATCACCTAAATTATTGAATAAAATAAAAGATTTACTGCAAAAATTAGACAAATTTGCGGATGCTAATAGAGGACAAAGTAAACTATTAGATGCCATTGCTGATGGGACAAGGGCTGGTATAAAAGGTGTGAAGGCAGCTAGAGAATTAAAGGCTGCAACTAAAGCGAGATTAATACAAGCAATAGCAACTTTGATTCCTGCTAAAATGATAGTTGCCAAAATGAAAAAAATTGAATATTTTCTACAGTACCTGTTGTGTAAATTAACTAAAAATGGTTGTTTTATTGCTGGAACATTAGTGAAAACAGAAAATGGATATAAAAAAATAGAAGAGATTCAGATAGGAGATAAAGTTTATACTCTGAATTTGAAAAACAAGAAATTTGAGTATAAAAAAGTTTTATATACTTTAAAAAACTATACAGAAACAATTAGAACTTTGAAGTTTAAAAATAATGTTAAAGTAAATTCTACAATTGATCATAAATATTATAAGTTAAATGTAGGTTTTATAGAAGCTGGTCAATTAAAAATAGGAGATATTATTTTAAATGATAATTTTAAAGGAACAAAAATAATTGATATTAAAGATGAAACTTTTTTTGAAAAAGAAGTTTATAATCTTTATATTGAAGACAATCATAATTATTTTGTAACAAAATTAGGGTTATTAGTTCACAATGAAGCAAAAAGTTATGAAGAATTTGAAGAATGGTTAAGAGATTTTATCAAAGAAATGATGGAAAGAAAAAATACAGGGAAACATAGAAATACAGTTACATTAGAAGATAAAATGAATGCCATAAAAAAATGTTTTACAAGTGAAACAAAAATTTTAGGTTTAGAGAACAAAAATATTTCTCAAATAGAACTTTATGACAAAGTATACTCTTTTGATGAAGAAAAAAATAAAATTGAGTTAAAGCAAGTAGTTAATTTATTTAAGCATAAAACAAATAGTACGATAGAATTATTTCTAAGTAATGGTGAAAAAATAAGTACAACGAAGGAACATAAATTTTATATACAAAATAAATATATTATTGCAGAAGATATAAAATTGGATACAAAACTATTTACAGTAAATAATGTAGAAATAAAATTATTGGAAAAACGAGAAATTTTTTATGAAAAAGAAATTTTTGTTTATAATTTTGAAGTTGAAGGAAATCATAATTATTTTGTTGGAGAAAATGGAATTTTAGTTCATAATGAAAAAGAATTTTTTGATGAAAATAATCTAGATAAATTATTTGATGGTGAGAAATTAACACCTCTTGGACGTGAACTTAAAGATAATAAGCCGAAAGGTTCTCCTGAAATAAAAGAATGGATAGAAAGACATTCTGAAAATAATCCAAAAAAATATAATAAAGGTGGATTTTTTGCAGTATCAGATGATAGAACAAAATATTTATATGGTTGGGATGATAATGGAGATATAACTTTAGGTATGGTGGATGTGAATGATGGTTATACAACAATTTCTGGTCATATAGGAGATCCTATTAAAGTTCCTTATGCTTCAAGAAATCATAATCGAGATTTTGGAAAATTCGCTGAAGATATAAGAGAAAATACAAAAAAAATTATAGAAAAAGACGGTATTAATTTAGCTGAATCTAAAAATGAAATATATTTAAAATTAACCCAAAGTGACAAAGATGATATTATTGATTATTTAAGAGAAGAAGGCATTGTTATACATCATGCAAGAGACAACAGAGATTTTGATTATACTTTTGAAATGCAAGAAACAAAAAGGCATAATGCTAACAAAGGTGGTGTGGCACATAAAGGGCCACAGGCATTAGATGGAATGAAAAGAGGAGAATAAAATGGAAATGAATAAAGAATTGAATTTTATAATAAGTAAGAAGTATATAGAAAAAAGAACAGAAAAAAGTAAATATTTCACAGAAGAATTTTTTAAAAAATGTGGAATTAAAAAATATAGATATTTATTAGAAGATTATAATTTTATTGAGTTTAATGACGCTACTTATTGTAGAAAAGGAGAAAATAAAAATCCTGAAGAAGATTATTATATTGATGGTTTATGGTTAAAAGATAAAAATGTTGAATCTAAATTAAATTTTCTTATGGAATTGGATGAATATTATCAGGAAACGGGGGAATATGAAAAATTAGGAAGACCTGATTATTATTTAACAGATAATTTAGTACCATTTTCAGGATTATGTGACTACATATTTATTGATAAGACTACATCAAAAATATGGACTGCAATTCAAGATGAAGACTTATCAAATATGATGGAAACAATATACAACTGGGAGCTAATAGCAGATAATTTTGATGAATTTATAGATAAATTATATTATATTCCAGATGAAGACACAAAAGAAAGAATTAGTGAAGAACAAGTAAGAAATTTAATTGATGTGTTATCAAAAAAAGAAAAATAAAATTATTGATTAAGGTACTGTAAATTTAAATTACAGTACTCTTACTTGAAAGAAGGAAAAAATGGAAATAAAAAGAGCGAATTATAATCAAAAAGTAGGAGAAATTTTTAATATAAAAGAAATAGATGGACAGTTAGTTTTATTTGATGATAATGAAATTAGATATAATGGGAAATTAGAATTAGAGTATGAAAATGGGCAACTACATTCTGAAGGAATGATAAGATTAGGGTTAAAAGATGGGCAGTGGAAAACTTATTATCAAAATAATCAAGTAAAAATAATTGAAAATTTTATATTAGGAAAAAGAGAAGGGATGTATGAAGAATTTTATAAAGAAAATATCAAAAAATTGGAATTGAATTATAAAAATGACGTTTTTTATGGAAAATATAAAAGATATTTCAAAACAGGAGAAATTGAATTAGAAGGATTTTATAGAGATGGCTTAAAAGAAGGAAAATGGATAAGTTATCATCAAAATGGAAATATTTATTCTAAAGCTAACTATGTTCATGATAAAATTGAAGGAAAAAGCATAATTTATTCGGAAAGCGGAAATAAAAAATATGAATTAAATTTTGTTAATGGTAAAAAGAATGGAGAGATGAAAGAGTTCTTAGAAAATGGTAATTTAAAATTAGTTGGAAATTATAAAGATGATTTTGAGGAAGGAAATTGGTTTGAGTATAATGAAGAAACGGGAAAAATAAAAGAAAAATATGAAATGAAAAATAATAAAAAAAATGGAATTTACAAAATTTATTATACTAATTTTGATGAAAAAGAAATAACTAATCAAGAAAATATTGATGAAACAGGAGTTATTTATGAAATTTATAATATGAAAAATGATAAGGAAGAAGGTGAATATAAACAATTTTATTTAAATGGAAAATTAAGAGAAAAAAAATTTTTTAAAGATGGAAAAATTGAAGGAAAAAGATATTTTTTTCCAGAAAATGAAAATTTTGTTTATGAAAGTTTATATGAAAATAATAAATTAATAAATGAAAAAAGATATTATAATAATAAAGAAAAGAAAGTTTTTTCAGAAGAGTTTTTTAAATATAACGGGAAAAATATTTTTAGAGTTATTTACCATTTTGATAAAAAATTAAATATAATAAGGAAAAATATATTTTTGAATAAAAACCTTTTAGAACAAATAGAATATGATGAAAATGGAAATATTATTTATTCTAAAAAATACAGAAAAAGATTTTCTAGTGAAGAAGAACTAGAATTTGATTTAGAAGCAGAAAAAAACTTTTTGAAATCTTTAATTACTTACCAAAAATAAAGCAGGGAAAAGATGTTGAAAAATTAAAATTAGAGAATATATTGCAAAGAGTAAGACAAATAGATAAAGATGAAATGCTTAGAAGAATAAAAGATTATCTAAAAGAAAATAAAATAGAAATGGTAAAATTTAATGACGGTTCATTGAGGACAAATGAACATGTCCTGGAATTTTTTGAAGAAAATTTGAATAAATATGTAGAAATTGAGAGAAAGAAAAATAATATTGAAAAAAAAGAAGAAATGGTTTTGGATAAAATAAGTGATGATGATAGAAAAATCTTGATACAACCTAAAGAAACAAAGATAACACAAGAACAGATTACTAAAAAAGAAGCCGATAAAAAATTTGATGAAACACGAAACTGGCTAGGTTCAAGAACAGAAAGAACTTTGTACAAAGGCAGTGTATTTCCAGTAAGCAGGTTTATCGAAAGGATAAAAGACTTTGATACAGATTTAAAAGAAAGGGTGTACAGGTTTATAGATTCGTATACAAAGGATTGGATAAGCACAATAACATTTGATACAGGAGAAACATATGAGTTGGAGGAAGCGTTGAAGAAGTTCAGGGAAATAATGGGATTGCCTAAAGAAGAAAAGTAAAAAAATCAATAATAGGATAAAATAAAAATGAAAGAAGTCTAAAAAATAAATTGCTAAAAATGAAGTGAGAGGAAGAGAAAATGGATAAAAAAAGTTTAGAGAATTTACTGAAGTCACGGGCATTAGAAAATATGTCGGATGAAGAGAAGGTGGCAATAAATCATGCAAGTTTTGAATTACTGCAGGAGCAGCATGAAAGAGTGAGTTCACTTATTGAGAGGGTTGCGGATTCACTAAATGGGGAAGTTATAGATTATAAAATTGGAACTGTGTTGCTGGACAGGGAGGAAGTGAGACTTTTTGAAAGGGAGATTTCTCCGATGTTTTTGAGTGATTTAAATAAGAAGGTTTCAAAAATACTGTTCGACGAGAATACTGAAGAAGAAAGGGTGTATAAGACTGTATTTCTTGATATGCCTTATGAAAAGTTGAAGAAAATTGATGAGGAAAAAATAGATGGGGAAGCAACAGATGAATTTGGAAACAAATATAAGGTTGGGTTTAGGTTGGTTAAAGAGGAGAAGTATATAAAAAAATTGAGGGAAATGTCTGAAGTTATACAGAGAAATAATATAAAATGGGAAAATATTTATTGTCCTTTTGCATATAAGGCATTTTCGCTAATAGTAGAAGATTTTTCAGAGAGTATAAATAACATAGAGAATTTTGATAAAGTAAATATAAAAGTGGATTTTCCTGAAGAAATAAGGAAAAGTATGATAGAAAAAATATTGTGCTGGAATATAAATGAAGAAACTGAATACCCTGAAATATTGGTGCGTCCATCGGAGGAACAGATTTATTATGAACATATATTGGAAGAAAGAGATGAGAATGTGCTTGTGGACAAAAGTACAAGAAATTTTGAATTTTTATACAGAGATGGGGAGTTTATAAAGATAATAACAAGCAATATAAAGTATGAAAGATTAAAACTTTATTTTATAAAAAATATTGATTTTAACTTTGCAAAAAAAGTTAGACTGTATGGAAATATAAAAAAATATAATAGGCAAAATAATCAGAATACTGAAATGGTTTTAATATTAAGAAGCATAGCGGAAATGAATAATGTATTACAGCAATATGAAGTATTTGATGATTACAGTATAGAGGGATTTTCTGATAAAAATAGCAAGATTATTGAAACATATGATTTACAAATTAAGAATAGGGATGAGTTTTTATTGAAAAATAAAAGAAAAAGATTGTATTTGAGATTGAAATATGTAAAATCTAAATATAGTTCGGATATAATTAGCTTTATGAAAGGAGTTTTGGAAGAATATCTAGTAGATTGCGACTGCATATTTACTGAGTTCTAATTGAAAATTATGGAAAAGATAGAAGAATTGCTGGAAAAATCATTGGTAAAACTTGTGGATGAAAAGGACAGGGTTTATTTGAGGGAAGAAATAAACGAATTTTATAATTATTTTATGGAAAAAATAAATTTGGATATGAGTGATGTGGAAAAGGTTGTGGAAAAGTATTTTGACAACAAAAAGGAATATCCGATATACACGATTCCTATTCATAAAGATGAAATAGCGGAATATGACGATGAAATGAGTCCAGTTTCTCTGGAACTTGAAAATGTCGAAAAAGATGAGCATATATTGGAAGAAATTTTAATAACATCAGACAATAAAAATTTGAAAAATGTAGAAAATAAACTATATTCTGCGACAGTAAAAATAAATAATGAGGAATATAAATTTAAGGTAAGATTAAAAAATACAGATAAATATGTAAAAAAGGAAAAAGAGCTTTATGAAATGTATGAAACAAATAAAATTCGTTGGAAGCCATTTATAATGCCATATAATACGAAATTTTACAATGTAATCTTAAAACTGGAAGATAATAAAGAACTTGATGAAAAGATATTGAAAAATATAAATCTTGGGGAGATAAATTATGAGTTTCCTGAAATAGAAAATGAATATTTTAGGGATTATGTCCTTATGTGGAATGTATTTGAGAATAACA
This is a stretch of genomic DNA from Leptotrichia hofstadii. It encodes these proteins:
- a CDS encoding toxin-antitoxin system YwqK family antitoxin, whose product is MEIKRANYNQKVGEIFNIKEIDGQLVLFDDNEIRYNGKLELEYENGQLHSEGMIRLGLKDGQWKTYYQNNQVKIIENFILGKREGMYEEFYKENIKKLELNYKNDVFYGKYKRYFKTGEIELEGFYRDGLKEGKWISYHQNGNIYSKANYVHDKIEGKSIIYSESGNKKYELNFVNGKKNGEMKEFLENGNLKLVGNYKDDFEEGNWFEYNEETGKIKEKYEMKNNKKNGIYKIYYTNFDEKEITNQENIDETGVIYEIYNMKNDKEEGEYKQFYLNGKLREKKFFKDGKIEGKRYFFPENENFVYESLYENNKLINEKRYYNNKEKKVFSEEFFKYNGKNIFRVIYHFDKKLNIIRKNIFLNKNLLEQIEYDENGNIIYSKKYRKRFSSEEELEFDLEAEKNFLKSLITYQK
- a CDS encoding polymorphic toxin-type HINT domain-containing protein translates to MSKKNEEITMPQAYIGNQIHIWCERGEFGQPLNVTNNKNVTIQGMKIATEGDNTVGENITIGEDGTVFGNCEKGGKCQLCFGQKIKWEEVNDNVTVGNFKTLNGASFFRCPYHSDEMIKISEHNQNQFDGKKAREDAMQESEKTPNPAELIKMLWDCIKNPEFWKAMRDEIGKELGHLKELFDFQGQKGNEILQNFDKFMENPNLETFGSLLKSTGGLLLESSGMGIRGTVAISEALGNKVQELLKQGVPKESIKEQMLSFAEESVDNYVDQMYVGTDRRLSPETDKWLRDTYKQIVLGEGAKNSTFVGSGIEIGLGSVPEIAVIMDARDLAINLTEDDFWGQVYSFLGLLGSLGDLIKKSPKLLNKIKDLLQKLDKFADANRGQSKLLDAIADGTRAGIKGVKAARELKAATKARLIQAIATLIPAKMIVAKMKKIEYFLQYLLCKLTKNGCFIAGTLVKTENGYKKIEEIQIGDKVYTLNLKNKKFEYKKVLYTLKNYTETIRTLKFKNNVKVNSTIDHKYYKLNVGFIEAGQLKIGDIILNDNFKGTKIIDIKDETFFEKEVYNLYIEDNHNYFVTKLGLLVHNEAKSYEEFEEWLRDFIKEMMERKNTGKHRNTVTLEDKMNAIKKCFTSETKILGLENKNISQIELYDKVYSFDEEKNKIELKQVVNLFKHKTNSTIELFLSNGEKISTTKEHKFYIQNKYIIAEDIKLDTKLFTVNNVEIKLLEKREIFYEKEIFVYNFEVEGNHNYFVGENGILVHNEKEFFDENNLDKLFDGEKLTPLGRELKDNKPKGSPEIKEWIERHSENNPKKYNKGGFFAVSDDRTKYLYGWDDNGDITLGMVDVNDGYTTISGHIGDPIKVPYASRNHNRDFGKFAEDIRENTKKIIEKDGINLAESKNEIYLKLTQSDKDDIIDYLREEGIVIHHARDNRDFDYTFEMQETKRHNANKGGVAHKGPQALDGMKRGE